Genomic window (Drosophila albomicans strain 15112-1751.03 chromosome X, ASM965048v2, whole genome shotgun sequence):
CCTCTGCTGTTTCTCACGTCGCCGCAAGCTCAGCCACGCCGGCAACGATCAGCTGCAAGCGGTGATGGTTGGCAACGACTTTGCCACCAACTCCTCCtcccccaacaacaacagcagcggaaTCAGTGCCACGACAAACGCAAATGGAGGGCGGGAGCGCGACTGGAACTCATGGGATGACAGTCCGCGCACCGTCGAAGAACACATTGAACAGTATCGCCAACGCATGGCGCAACCGCCAACGCCGCCTAAAGAGGAGCCAGAGCCAGATTTCTTTAGCGTAAGTTTGCATATTGAGTATGTGATTCCTTCTTTTTGGTTACACCCCATGCATTGTTGTAGGAGCTGACGCCGGACATTAAGCCACAGCTAAAGTATTATCTGGGCGATGCAGCATCGGCGACGACTACGACGTCGCCATCAGACTTCTCAAGACTGAAGGCAGACGACATGGTGCCCATAAGTGCGAATGTAAGTAGAACATACGATCATCATCTCGGCAACCGTCTGCATTGCTGCTCTCTTTCAGGCTGATCTTGAAGATTGGGTGGATGACAATGCGGGCGGCTGGGAGGAGCTGGACACTTCGCAGACCAAGCACATTATACGTGAAAAGCGTCGTGAGATGCGCCACCAGCGACATCAGGCACATGGACAGGGAACAGCGGCAGCCAAGACGCCGCAGCCAAGCATTGGGGCGCAACGGATCAGCGATGTGCAGAGAATGGCGTAGTTAAGAAATGGCAAAAACGCAAtcgtaatttgaatttgaattgaaatccAAATCCATCTCTATATTCATTCCAATGCGTTTACACTATGTAATTAATTCCTTTAAGATTGGCGCTAAACATCTTCTAGTTGACAATTGGCCCCTTAGTTTAATGACCCCGCCTGCGTTTCCCTCCACTTCCTCTTCCTATTCCTCTCCCCGAGACACACAACACAATGCAAGATTTGTGCAAAAGTGGTTGGCCTCAATAAAGTGGGCAGCCAAAAAGATTACATTTAAACGTGTTGCCTTTCACTCGCACTTCCTCCAGCCAGACGTTTCCTGACGTGCTGCggtttttgcctttgcctttgcttagCTTTTGGCTTGCTCCATTGCCCAATCCCCAGACACGCCACGCATCAATGGACCCAACTGACTGCCTTAAATAATGCCCTCCAATCGATCTGAGCATTAGATCGcataatgctgctgctgctgctgctgatcggTGCCGTTGTCGGCTACGATGGCAGTGTCAACTACTGGCAGGCCTTTGCTCCCGGCAAGCTGCTCCAGCGCCTGGACGCACTCACGCTCGACGATGACGCCTCCGCCTTGACGTCCACGCCACCATCATCAAGCTCCCCACTTGTGGTCGCTGCGCAGCCCAAGCTGGATGAGGCAGCagccgatgatgatgatgatgtggagGTGGAGGGTGAGGATGAGGAGGCAACTGAGCTTGATGACAATGTGGATGATGACATAGAAGCGCACGATGTCGACAGCACAGAGGGATTGTCTGGCGAGGATTACGAACGCAACTACGAGCAATTTGTGCGTCAATACTTTGATCGCGTCGAGCAGgacgatgataatgatgatgacggcgacggcgacgaggATCATGTTGAGGAGCACGAAGCGACGCTGGATGACAGCATCGAAACTCAAGCGGAGGCCAGCAATGTGCAGCGACAGCAGAAGCCCAAGGAGAAGTGCCGGCGTGTGCGGCGCCAGGATCAATTGTGCACCATTTGCCGCGAGCCGCGCAACAATGAAGTCTCGGAGACGTGCAGCTACTCGCACGAGGCGCAACCGGAGCAGTATGCCTATGGCAGTGGCAGCCAGTATAAACGATATCGCGACAAGCAGCCCGTGGAGAAGCGTCACACGACGATTGTCCAGCCAGCAGAcaccggcagcagcagcagtctcTGTGTGCGTCGTCTGCTGGGCAAGAGCATCTGCTACGAGTGCAAGGACAGCGGTGGCAAGCGCATGAATCGCTGCTACGATGCGGCCAGCAGCAAGAAGCGCACCAGCAGCAAGCCGCGTGGTCGCCAATCGGAGCAGGAGCAGCGCATCTACAAGCGCACCatcagctacagctacagccaGGACGAACAGCATCCCGATCCCGATCCCATCCGCTCGAGCATAACTCCGCCGATCCCCGTTGTCACTGCGTCACCGTCGCCATCGCCAGCATCAGTTGGACGCAGACTCACCAAGCTGCTGCGACGACGCACTCCAATCCTTCCGCGAATCGCTGAGCAGTGAAAGATGTCCTTGcaagctttttgtttttttttttttagctctAACTTAGTGTAGCTAAGTGCTTTAATCCTTATATTCCTTTTATCAACAACTTTCTTATTGCTTATTTCGAAATAAAAGATATCAATAAGAATCATCTTAATTTTCATGCTGTCAAAATAccttttaaaaagtttatctATTCCCTAATCTAAACacttactatatataattagtATTCCATTATTCTTCGCAGAATTTCGTAttttcacatacatacatatgtattcttattattaagaACCATCTTATTGTTTatctcaaaataaaatgtgcaaaaagtaagctatgaaaacataaattttgagTTTTTAAAGATTTACAAAACGATAAGAGCATATATTTTTAGCGACtcgaatttcttttttgtacaTAACAATATCTtaatcattattaaataaaatattgcttCAATTGTATTAAAGATATTTCTTCGTTCCCTGCTCTCTAGTCATGTGCACTTTGTTCCCCAAAATCTTTATGATTGTTTCTATGCGATGGAATCGCTTTTATTCTCAGTCCACGTGAGTAAACCTTATCAGTGAGATTGCAAGCGATTTCAaatcatataataaaattaataaaaaaaaataaatatatgcgaTTGCAGTGAATTCTCGCTAAGGGAAAAATGTTAGCAAATAAAATCTTTGGTAAATATTAGAAGAGAACTTATTTCCCGCTAGAGAGCGACTCCGCTATCTATATCTTAAGTAAACAGTTGGTCGAATCACAATCTGTgctatatttcaatttcttattattCCAATTATCGATAGCGTGAGATTATCAAAGTGGAACTCAAGTGGCTGCAACGTTTGCTGTATGAATCGAcgttctctattttttttttatttttttgcattcacTTTTTTCACATAACTTACACTTTATTCTGTGAAATATGTTTTCCTTTTCCCACCCACATTTATTCTAgtcagaaataataaaatgttttaatttttttttttggtttttgttgtttactttattatttatactttcATAATGC
Coding sequences:
- the LOC117577575 gene encoding uncharacterized protein LOC117577575; amino-acid sequence: MVLQQIKMLLLGIITLCRRALCCFSRRRKLSHAGNDQLQAVMVGNDFATNSSSPNNNSSGISATTNANGGRERDWNSWDDSPRTVEEHIEQYRQRMAQPPTPPKEEPEPDFFSELTPDIKPQLKYYLGDAASATTTTSPSDFSRLKADDMVPISANADLEDWVDDNAGGWEELDTSQTKHIIREKRREMRHQRHQAHGQGTAAAKTPQPSIGAQRISDVQRMA
- the LOC117577574 gene encoding myelin transcription factor 1-like protein; protein product: MLLLLLLIGAVVGYDGSVNYWQAFAPGKLLQRLDALTLDDDASALTSTPPSSSSPLVVAAQPKLDEAAADDDDDVEVEGEDEEATELDDNVDDDIEAHDVDSTEGLSGEDYERNYEQFVRQYFDRVEQDDDNDDDGDGDEDHVEEHEATLDDSIETQAEASNVQRQQKPKEKCRRVRRQDQLCTICREPRNNEVSETCSYSHEAQPEQYAYGSGSQYKRYRDKQPVEKRHTTIVQPADTGSSSSLCVRRLLGKSICYECKDSGGKRMNRCYDAASSKKRTSSKPRGRQSEQEQRIYKRTISYSYSQDEQHPDPDPIRSSITPPIPVVTASPSPSPASVGRRLTKLLRRRTPILPRIAEQ